DNA sequence from the Novosphingobium sp. KACC 22771 genome:
GCGGGCCGAGGGGCTGGAGTTTGAAACCGGCCTGCGCCCGGTCGATGCGCTGCAACTGCGCGCGCTCTACACCTTTGTGAAAAGCACCAACCAGACCGCCGGAAGCAGCGCCTTCGGCAAGGATTTGGCGCGCCGCCCGCGCCATATGGTCACATGGTCGGCCGATTGGAAAACCCCGCTCGCGGGCCTTGCCATCGGCGGCGACATTCGCGTCGTCTCCTCCAGCTATGACAATCCCACCAACACCAATCGTCTGGCGGGCTATGCGCTGGTGGGCCTGCGCGCCAGCATGCCGGTGGGCGATCATGCGGAAATCTTTGGCCGCATCGAAAACCTGACGAATGAACGCTATGCCGTGGTCAAGGATTACAATTCCTATGGCCGCACCGCATCGATGGGCCTGAGAGCCAAGCTGTAATGCGGGCAAAGCTGTAATTGATGCGCGGGGGGCTGGCCCTGCTTGGTGCCTTGCTGGTGGGGGCCTGCGCTCCCGCTGCGCCCAAGGTTCAGCCCTCCCGCATCATCAGCCTTAATCCTTGCACCGACGCGCTGCTGGTCGAATTGGCCGACCGCGACCAGATCGGGGCGCTGTCCTCCTATAGCCGCGATCCGTCGCAAAGCTCGATGGATGTGGGCCGCGCGCGGACCTATCCTTTCACCCTCGGCACAATGGAGGAAGTGGTCGCCTCCCAGCCGTCGCTGGTGGTTTCGGGCAGCTTTACCCCGGCCGCGACCCGCGCCGCCTATGCGCGCATGGGCTTGCGGCTTGAGGAATTTTCCATGGCCGCCACGGTGGAGGAGAGCGAGGGTCAGATCCGCCGCATGGCCGCCCTGCTGGGCCATCCCGAAAGGGGCGAGGCGATGATTGCGCGGATTGATCAGACCATGCGCGAGGCCTCGCCCCTGCACGGGGCCAAGCCCTTGCCCGCGCTGATCTGGCAAGGCGGCGGGCTGGTCGTGGGGGGCGAGACTTTGGTGTC
Encoded proteins:
- a CDS encoding ABC transporter substrate-binding protein, with the protein product MRGGLALLGALLVGACAPAAPKVQPSRIISLNPCTDALLVELADRDQIGALSSYSRDPSQSSMDVGRARTYPFTLGTMEEVVASQPSLVVSGSFTPAATRAAYARMGLRLEEFSMAATVEESEGQIRRMAALLGHPERGEAMIARIDQTMREASPLHGAKPLPALIWQGGGLVVGGETLVSDLLRRTGFTPFAAIRGMGQSQFLPLERMVVDPPRVLLVIGHGDADGGREGRRVLGHPVLAQLRTMQRFDFDASLEYCGGPTIIRAAQRLAQIRREVHP